In Hydrogenoanaerobacterium saccharovorans, one DNA window encodes the following:
- a CDS encoding carbohydrate ABC transporter permease, protein MIVKGKKDPLGIALSILKFVILSVFLVIVLFPFIWMFITSIKETQAEIYSFPIKYWPDHPSFANYIRIFKVGNFGRYFLNSLVVSTVAAVFSVLFGIFGGYVIARYKFKAKGIVLFFFLFTQMIPMFVMLAPLYEMMAKLNLINNLWGLCILYINMTIPFSLVTLRGFFQGIPKELEEAAQLDGCGRMRALFSVIVPIMLPGIASTFIFAFVNSWNELFVSTMFIDVDSLRTIPVALNSLILKYDIKWGEMAAGTIVTILPTMAMFTFAQKYMASGLTAGAVKG, encoded by the coding sequence GTGATTGTAAAAGGCAAAAAGGATCCATTAGGAATTGCTTTAAGTATTCTGAAATTTGTTATTCTATCCGTATTTCTTGTAATTGTTTTGTTCCCGTTTATCTGGATGTTTATTACTTCGATTAAAGAAACACAGGCAGAAATCTATTCTTTCCCTATCAAATACTGGCCGGATCACCCATCCTTTGCAAACTACATCCGCATTTTTAAAGTAGGCAACTTTGGGCGTTACTTTTTAAATTCACTCGTTGTATCTACGGTTGCGGCTGTGTTTTCGGTGTTGTTTGGTATTTTTGGCGGATATGTTATTGCACGTTACAAATTTAAAGCAAAGGGTATTGTTCTGTTTTTCTTTTTATTTACACAGATGATACCTATGTTTGTCATGCTTGCACCTTTGTACGAAATGATGGCAAAACTCAATTTGATTAATAATTTATGGGGACTTTGTATTTTGTATATCAACATGACCATACCCTTTTCGCTGGTTACGCTGCGCGGATTTTTTCAGGGAATACCAAAAGAACTGGAAGAGGCAGCACAATTGGATGGGTGCGGAAGAATGCGTGCTCTATTTTCAGTGATAGTGCCTATCATGCTGCCCGGCATTGCATCAACTTTTATTTTTGCATTTGTTAACTCTTGGAACGAGCTTTTTGTTTCTACCATGTTTATTGATGTGGATTCTTTGCGCACCATACCTGTTGCGCTAAACTCATTGATTTTGAAATACGATATCAAATGGGGAGAAATGGCGGCAGGTACCATTGTTACCATTCTTCCTACTATGGCAATGTTTACATTTGCACAAAAATACATGGCATCGGGTTTAACTGCCGGTGCTGTAAAAGGATAG
- a CDS encoding AraC family transcriptional regulator, whose amino-acid sequence MYVDFSQAMQPEPSPRVYLESVYHLSADKSYHVYHNPLPCGSYILIYVTSGEGVMHCSEKTFSLTSGTVLLATPYYQKFEYYTNGEQWGFWWFEFYSDFVPFEVNTNYQIQMDSFLSQLCEYSLSLHKQEKLSASSAMLSSLLTLISHQLTEESHTDCKRNLLYKAQLYIKENLAHVTVAALARAVGLNERALRSLFNEYENKSPKDYILSVKYNTACYMLKNTTKSIGEISNLLGFSSQFHFSKAFKEHFGLTPSSYRDKEYWSDYL is encoded by the coding sequence ATGTATGTGGATTTTAGTCAGGCAATGCAGCCTGAACCCAGCCCCCGTGTTTATTTGGAGTCTGTCTACCACCTTAGTGCGGATAAGTCTTACCATGTATATCACAACCCTTTGCCCTGTGGCAGTTATATTTTGATTTATGTCACATCGGGTGAAGGTGTTATGCATTGCAGCGAAAAAACATTTTCTTTAACCTCAGGTACAGTTTTGCTGGCAACGCCCTATTACCAAAAGTTCGAGTACTACACCAACGGCGAACAATGGGGGTTTTGGTGGTTTGAGTTTTATAGTGATTTTGTCCCATTTGAGGTGAATACGAACTATCAAATTCAAATGGACAGTTTTCTTTCGCAACTTTGTGAATATAGTTTAAGCCTTCATAAGCAAGAAAAGCTCTCGGCTTCTTCCGCAATGTTATCAAGTTTACTCACACTCATATCCCATCAACTTACCGAAGAGAGCCATACGGACTGCAAGCGCAATTTGCTATACAAAGCCCAATTGTACATTAAAGAGAATCTTGCGCATGTAACGGTAGCTGCACTCGCACGGGCAGTGGGCTTAAACGAGCGCGCCTTGCGCAGTTTATTTAATGAATATGAAAATAAGTCGCCGAAAGACTATATTTTATCGGTAAAATATAATACAGCTTGTTATATGCTAAAAAACACGACAAAAAGCATAGGTGAAATATCGAACCTTTTGGGGTTTTCCAGTCAATTTCATTTCAGCAAAGCATTTAAAGAACACTTTGGGCTTACACCAAGTTCTTACCGCGACAAAGAATATTGGAGCGATTATCTTTAA
- the uvsE gene encoding UV DNA damage repair endonuclease UvsE, producing MRIGYACLTVGVRDTALKNCMLKNADAARLFEITEHNLNCFDNMLNYNIRTGIHLFRVSSDLIPFASRPDYPFSWQEKFSQKLKQLGDKALQNRIRLSMHPGQYTVLNSPNAEVVKNAISDLEYHCSLMDSMRLGSDSKIILHIGGIYQDKKAAIERFLIHYSYLSEAIKKRLIFENDDKSYHIADVLDIASKLSAPVVFDNLHHSVNPCDNLHTDNFWINECKKTWKQTDGCQKIHYSQQEPSKKPGSHSSTIHIRDFLDYYNGLDSKDIDIMLEVKDKNLSAVKCILCTSDTKKIGALEDEWSKYKYSVLEKSPQDYLEIRKILKNKSKYPAVGFYELLEDALYQQTNQGKFINALQHVWGYFKNTASEKEKASFIKMTKNFEQGNISEHTIKNYLLKLAVKYQQDYLLNSYYFDL from the coding sequence ATGAGAATAGGATATGCATGCCTAACCGTTGGCGTACGCGATACTGCGTTAAAAAACTGTATGCTCAAAAATGCCGATGCTGCCCGCCTTTTTGAAATAACCGAGCATAACCTGAATTGTTTCGATAATATGCTCAATTATAATATCCGTACCGGAATACATCTGTTTCGTGTAAGTTCTGATTTGATCCCCTTCGCCTCAAGGCCCGATTACCCTTTTTCTTGGCAAGAGAAATTTTCACAAAAATTAAAACAGCTGGGTGATAAAGCATTACAAAACCGAATTCGCTTATCTATGCACCCAGGGCAGTATACAGTTTTGAATTCTCCGAATGCAGAGGTGGTTAAAAATGCGATATCTGATTTAGAGTACCACTGTAGCCTGATGGACAGTATGAGGCTTGGCAGTGACAGCAAAATCATCTTGCACATCGGGGGTATCTATCAAGATAAAAAGGCTGCAATCGAACGTTTTCTTATCCACTACAGTTATTTGAGCGAAGCAATAAAAAAACGCCTCATCTTTGAAAATGATGATAAGTCCTATCATATTGCAGATGTATTAGACATTGCTTCAAAGTTGAGTGCCCCTGTTGTTTTTGATAATTTGCATCACTCCGTAAACCCTTGCGACAATTTGCATACGGATAATTTTTGGATTAATGAATGCAAAAAGACATGGAAGCAAACCGACGGATGTCAAAAAATACACTATTCGCAGCAAGAACCGTCGAAAAAGCCCGGTTCGCATTCATCTACCATTCACATACGGGATTTTTTAGATTATTATAACGGCTTGGACTCAAAAGACATTGATATTATGCTCGAAGTTAAAGATAAAAACCTTTCTGCCGTTAAGTGCATCCTTTGTACTTCGGATACGAAAAAAATTGGTGCGCTTGAGGATGAATGGAGTAAATACAAATATTCTGTTTTAGAAAAATCTCCGCAAGATTATCTTGAAATCAGAAAGATTCTAAAAAATAAAAGCAAATATCCCGCAGTTGGGTTTTACGAATTGCTCGAAGATGCACTTTATCAACAAACCAATCAAGGTAAATTTATAAATGCATTGCAGCATGTTTGGGGCTATTTTAAAAACACAGCATCCGAAAAAGAAAAAGCAAGTTTTATTAAGATGACTAAAAATTTTGAACAAGGAAACATTTCAGAGCAT
- a CDS encoding arginase family protein codes for MENKILLFDFDGIYKTQDFYQGHNCRWIDTQKLIGTNSYCDIYAQKNLQERLKDIQLSKLSFLGSGNYHYISLFLTQKIQEDYALILFDNHSDMQKPVFDELLSCGGWLRTALLKQKRLKQVAIVGTSEHSLHMIDKSLKEKVILYPYSKIEKTPNWHLDLSKKIHYPVYISVDKDVFCKKVAETNWNHGEMEPEEFLNAFETIANTHTVIGMDVCGEYSMAYREPFAFEKANRKNNRANQKLLQLCQQIIA; via the coding sequence ATGGAAAATAAAATTCTTTTATTTGACTTTGACGGCATTTATAAAACCCAGGATTTTTATCAAGGACACAACTGCCGATGGATTGATACGCAAAAATTAATCGGTACCAATTCTTATTGTGATATTTATGCACAAAAGAATTTGCAAGAAAGGCTTAAAGATATCCAACTGTCAAAACTAAGCTTTCTCGGCTCAGGCAATTACCATTACATCAGTTTATTCCTTACACAAAAAATCCAAGAAGACTACGCACTGATTTTGTTTGATAACCACAGTGATATGCAAAAACCTGTGTTTGATGAACTGCTTTCGTGCGGCGGCTGGTTAAGAACAGCTTTGCTCAAGCAAAAACGATTAAAACAGGTTGCAATTGTTGGTACCAGCGAGCATTCTTTACATATGATTGATAAATCCTTAAAAGAAAAAGTAATTTTGTATCCATACAGCAAGATTGAAAAAACGCCCAATTGGCACCTTGATTTATCTAAAAAAATCCATTATCCGGTATACATTTCGGTTGATAAAGACGTGTTTTGCAAGAAAGTAGCCGAAACCAACTGGAATCATGGAGAAATGGAACCTGAAGAATTTTTAAATGCATTTGAAACAATAGCAAACACACATACAGTCATCGGTATGGATGTATGCGGTGAATATTCGATGGCATACAGAGAGCCTTTTGCTTTTGAAAAAGCCAACCGTAAAAACAATCGAGCCAATCAAAAATTATTACAGCTTTGCCAGCAAATAATTGCGTAA
- a CDS encoding trans-sulfuration enzyme family protein has product MAQIEQDSRFIATHLGDDYEKYLGAVVPPVFMNSLHVFPNTQAYLNFDITDPEQYTYGRVANPTVRIVEQKIAALEKGAMALCFASGMAAATTAVLSVCKAGSHVICVKNIYGPMKNFLEQYCVQTLNMSVTFVKGDCIEDFEAAITDHTHMIILESPTSLVFTLQDLAAIAKLAKKHHITTYIDNTYCTPLYQNPLELGIDLVMHTTSKYLGGHSDLIGGVLVSNDHEFMQKKVSVMREFLGGISGPAEAWLVMRGIRSLEVRLPVHQQTALQVANFLEGHPLVERVYYPGLKSHPQYELAQRQQKGSCGLLSFELKTDPDTTRKFVDSLKLFKIGVSWGGFESLVSLPCYNSSEQTCSWLGCSRGIVRIHCGLEGAENLIEDLRQALEQIK; this is encoded by the coding sequence ATGGCACAAATAGAACAAGATTCAAGGTTCATAGCCACCCACTTGGGCGATGATTACGAAAAGTACTTGGGTGCAGTGGTTCCGCCTGTTTTTATGAATTCGCTGCACGTATTCCCGAATACACAAGCATATTTAAATTTTGATATTACAGACCCCGAGCAATACACTTACGGCCGTGTAGCCAACCCCACGGTACGTATTGTAGAGCAAAAAATTGCCGCTTTGGAAAAAGGCGCGATGGCACTGTGTTTTGCCTCGGGTATGGCAGCGGCAACCACTGCAGTTTTATCTGTTTGCAAAGCGGGCAGCCATGTAATTTGTGTTAAAAATATTTACGGCCCTATGAAGAACTTTTTAGAGCAGTACTGTGTTCAGACGCTGAATATGAGTGTTACCTTTGTAAAAGGAGATTGCATAGAAGATTTTGAGGCGGCAATTACCGACCATACGCACATGATTATTTTAGAGAGCCCAACCTCTTTGGTTTTTACTTTGCAAGATTTAGCAGCAATTGCAAAGCTGGCAAAAAAACACCACATCACCACCTATATTGACAATACGTATTGCACGCCTCTTTACCAAAACCCATTGGAGCTTGGTATCGATTTGGTGATGCATACTACTTCTAAATATCTGGGAGGACATAGCGACTTGATTGGCGGCGTTCTAGTGAGCAATGACCACGAATTTATGCAAAAAAAAGTATCGGTCATGCGTGAGTTCTTGGGGGGGATTTCAGGGCCTGCGGAAGCATGGCTCGTTATGCGTGGTATTCGCTCACTAGAAGTGCGCCTCCCGGTTCATCAACAAACCGCTTTACAAGTTGCAAACTTTTTAGAAGGTCATCCGTTGGTAGAGCGGGTATATTATCCCGGTCTCAAAAGTCACCCGCAGTACGAATTGGCGCAACGCCAGCAAAAAGGCAGCTGCGGTTTGCTCAGCTTTGAACTGAAGACTGACCCCGATACCACCAGAAAATTTGTTGATAGCCTAAAACTGTTTAAAATCGGAGTATCTTGGGGAGGTTTTGAAAGCCTTGTCAGTTTGCCTTGCTACAACAGTTCTGAACAAACATGCAGCTGGTTGGGCTGTTCGCGCGGAATTGTACGTATCCATTGCGGACTGGAAGGTGCAGAGAATCTGATTGAAGACCTGCGTCAAGCACTGGAGCAGATAAAATAA
- a CDS encoding carbohydrate ABC transporter permease, protein MRKKISFKKKNTFFIILMLIPALFMVLTFTYYPMFKGIVMAFQDYNLFNITNIKWVGLDNFKELFDPTPSNTFYTTLWNTVKWVVISLFFQFTIGFALAMMLKKKFRGSGIYQGIIFFPWAVSGFMIGIMWRWMFNGTSGVINDLLVKMGILQQPFGFLSEQSSALNSVIVANVWYGIPFFTIMLTAALQGVPDELYEAASVDGGSAWKQFFMITLPCIKPVLVLTLLLRVIWIFNFPELIYSMTNGGPGGSSHIITSYMMETIKGLDYGKGSAIGVIVILMLSIYTVFYLCVTKFDEMGD, encoded by the coding sequence TTGCGTAAAAAAATCTCTTTTAAAAAGAAAAACACTTTTTTTATTATTTTAATGCTGATACCCGCACTTTTTATGGTGCTCACTTTTACTTACTACCCTATGTTTAAGGGCATAGTCATGGCGTTTCAAGATTACAACCTGTTCAATATCACCAATATCAAATGGGTAGGGCTGGATAATTTCAAAGAGCTGTTTGACCCGACCCCGAGCAATACATTTTACACTACTTTGTGGAATACCGTAAAATGGGTTGTAATTTCACTTTTCTTTCAGTTCACTATAGGGTTTGCCTTGGCTATGATGTTGAAAAAGAAGTTCCGCGGAAGCGGTATTTACCAAGGTATTATCTTCTTCCCGTGGGCGGTATCTGGCTTTATGATTGGTATTATGTGGCGCTGGATGTTCAATGGTACCTCCGGTGTAATCAACGATTTACTGGTAAAAATGGGGATATTACAGCAGCCGTTTGGCTTTTTGTCTGAGCAATCTTCCGCTTTGAATTCGGTTATTGTAGCGAATGTTTGGTATGGCATCCCGTTTTTTACGATTATGCTTACAGCTGCATTACAGGGTGTTCCCGATGAGTTGTACGAAGCTGCTTCGGTAGACGGAGGCTCGGCATGGAAACAGTTTTTTATGATTACACTGCCATGTATAAAGCCTGTACTTGTATTAACTTTGTTGCTGCGTGTAATTTGGATTTTCAACTTCCCTGAACTCATTTACTCCATGACCAATGGCGGCCCGGGTGGTTCGTCACACATCATCACATCGTATATGATGGAAACAATCAAAGGGTTAGACTATGGTAAGGGTTCCGCTATCGGTGTTATTGTTATTTTAATGCTCAGTATTTACACCGTCTTTTACCTGTGTGTTACAAAATTTGATGAAATGGGGGACTAA
- a CDS encoding ABC transporter substrate-binding protein, giving the protein MKIKLCAFILAVTVLFTACGKAANPANPSESNATSAGEKVTIRMIESLTSPERTAVLRAIADKFEEENKNVKVEIISPPLEGADQKISQMLMAKQPLDVVEVREQTAAQFINNQWLAPLDTYMETWEGNDTLTPAAKSALSQIGDKAYLIPYGFYQRLLFYRADWFKDAGLQPPKTYEDIYKAGKVLTDPSKNRYGWSFRGGKGGVNMMDMLYWAYIGNDKLAAPTAAYFLKDGNGKTIFSTPEAKQALEFNKKLYKDTAPKDAIAWGFSEMVQGFIGGTTAMIVQDPEVIPTCQQNMKEGEWAVQVLPVGPSGQAVFPNGYAGWGMTSYTQNPDMVAKFILFLSNEENNTHFAKEYSTIPIHTTAPEIDKSFVEGPFSVFVEMGKQPDVFCFGSAPQSYEAFGEYFNTVDQQYQKYYNDQISADEMLSYLDKYWSDAYAKEGQKW; this is encoded by the coding sequence ATGAAAATCAAACTGTGTGCATTCATCTTGGCTGTTACTGTATTGTTTACAGCATGCGGCAAAGCCGCAAACCCTGCAAACCCGTCCGAAAGCAATGCGACTTCTGCCGGTGAAAAAGTTACAATTCGTATGATTGAATCATTGACAAGCCCCGAAAGAACCGCAGTACTGCGTGCCATTGCAGACAAATTTGAAGAAGAGAATAAAAATGTTAAAGTAGAAATTATCTCGCCTCCGCTAGAGGGCGCTGACCAAAAAATTTCTCAAATGCTTATGGCAAAACAACCGTTAGACGTAGTTGAGGTGCGTGAACAAACCGCCGCTCAGTTTATTAACAACCAGTGGCTTGCACCTTTGGATACCTACATGGAAACATGGGAAGGCAATGATACATTGACGCCTGCAGCCAAATCGGCGCTTTCTCAAATAGGCGATAAAGCCTATCTTATCCCTTACGGATTTTACCAGAGACTTTTATTCTACCGTGCAGACTGGTTTAAAGATGCGGGGCTGCAGCCGCCCAAAACCTACGAAGATATTTATAAAGCAGGTAAAGTATTAACCGACCCATCCAAAAACCGCTACGGCTGGTCTTTCCGCGGAGGAAAAGGCGGCGTAAATATGATGGATATGCTGTATTGGGCATATATCGGCAACGATAAACTGGCTGCCCCCACTGCGGCGTATTTCTTGAAAGACGGCAACGGCAAAACTATTTTCAGTACGCCTGAAGCAAAACAAGCGTTGGAGTTTAACAAAAAATTGTACAAAGATACCGCACCGAAAGATGCGATTGCATGGGGATTCAGCGAAATGGTGCAGGGCTTTATCGGCGGCACAACCGCTATGATTGTGCAGGACCCTGAGGTGATTCCTACCTGCCAGCAGAACATGAAAGAGGGCGAATGGGCAGTGCAGGTTCTCCCCGTCGGTCCATCCGGACAAGCCGTATTCCCCAATGGCTATGCGGGTTGGGGTATGACCTCTTATACGCAAAACCCCGATATGGTAGCAAAGTTTATTTTGTTCCTTTCAAATGAAGAAAACAATACACATTTTGCAAAAGAATATTCTACTATTCCTATCCATACTACCGCACCTGAAATTGATAAAAGCTTTGTTGAAGGCCCGTTCTCGGTATTTGTTGAAATGGGCAAACAACCAGATGTATTCTGCTTTGGTTCGGCTCCGCAAAGCTACGAGGCATTCGGCGAGTACTTTAATACGGTGGATCAACAATATCAAAAGTACTACAACGACCAAATTTCCGCGGATGAAATGCTGTCTTACTTAGATAAATATTGGTCGGATGCATATGCAAAAGAAGGGCAAAAGTGGTAA
- a CDS encoding uroporphyrinogen decarboxylase family protein, translating into MQENRYSLVDYKNMSVSAKKIRDFYAITPDAPIYQKEFGFYVLDRWIEEGFLKPRDQVADYDAYLREIFLYDEPAINEIYGLGWCEAGFFPKFDEKVMEDRGDYELVQDFAGRSVLCFKGRRNGFMPEYVDHPVKDWDTWERNVKWRMNPNTPGRMNTTKEEIEKAIIGAEKGNSVVQCCVGGYMYLRSLIGPEELLYMFYDEPELIHDCMKTWFELADAVIAEHQRVVAFDELFFGEDICYNNGALISPEMMKEFLLPYYQQLYNNMKTRNIDHARPLHLQIDTDGYCGDVIAIYKEIGCDYMSPFEVASFCDVVKIGRQHPDLRMSGGIDKRMITQGGDAIKRHLDYIMPAMRKRGGFIPTCDHGVPEEVSFENYMLYRRLMNEYCK; encoded by the coding sequence ATGCAAGAAAACAGATACAGTTTAGTAGATTATAAAAACATGAGCGTATCAGCAAAAAAAATAAGAGATTTTTATGCAATTACACCAGATGCCCCTATTTATCAAAAAGAATTTGGCTTTTATGTGCTAGACCGCTGGATTGAAGAGGGGTTTTTAAAACCTCGTGATCAAGTTGCAGACTATGATGCATATTTGAGAGAGATATTTTTGTACGACGAACCCGCAATTAATGAAATATACGGTTTGGGCTGGTGTGAAGCAGGTTTCTTCCCAAAATTTGATGAAAAAGTGATGGAAGACAGAGGGGACTATGAGTTGGTGCAGGATTTTGCCGGGCGAAGTGTGCTTTGCTTTAAAGGACGGCGCAATGGCTTTATGCCTGAATATGTTGACCACCCCGTAAAAGACTGGGATACATGGGAACGCAATGTAAAATGGCGTATGAACCCTAATACGCCCGGAAGGATGAACACTACAAAGGAAGAAATTGAAAAAGCAATCATCGGGGCTGAAAAAGGGAACTCTGTCGTTCAATGCTGTGTAGGTGGATATATGTACTTACGCAGCCTGATTGGACCTGAAGAATTGCTTTACATGTTTTACGACGAGCCCGAATTGATCCACGATTGTATGAAAACCTGGTTTGAGCTTGCCGACGCTGTCATTGCCGAACACCAAAGGGTTGTTGCTTTTGATGAACTATTTTTTGGCGAAGATATTTGTTACAACAACGGTGCATTGATTTCGCCCGAAATGATGAAAGAGTTTTTGCTGCCCTATTACCAGCAGTTATACAATAATATGAAAACAAGAAATATTGACCATGCACGTCCTTTGCATTTACAAATAGATACAGATGGATACTGCGGTGATGTGATTGCAATTTACAAAGAGATTGGCTGCGACTATATGAGCCCGTTTGAGGTTGCCTCGTTTTGTGATGTTGTAAAAATCGGCCGGCAGCACCCCGATTTGCGCATGTCGGGCGGGATAGACAAACGTATGATTACACAGGGTGGAGATGCCATAAAACGCCATTTGGATTATATTATGCCCGCTATGCGCAAACGCGGCGGTTTTATACCTACTTGTGACCATGGTGTGCCCGAAGAAGTTTCTTTTGAAAATTACATGCTGTACCGTCGTTTAATGAATGAATATTGTAAATAA
- a CDS encoding alpha-galactosidase has protein sequence MAIEFLNRQGIFHLATNNTSYVIKLWQNTYPMHVYWGERIANPNIDWHLETPYRRRERIQGGEVGSPQFTREYWPFEYPCYGTSDFRPPAYEIQTGNGRTLSDARYIEHHIYDGKTALQGLPHVYTEAGDKVQTLELTLYDAFADLTITLVYNVFEDYDAITRHTRFYSKSQNLFLNSALSVSVDFKNMPDEMIQLSGTALREKHLHRRKLDCGTTSVDSTRGISSHQQNPFLALVNENTTEDYGDAYGIGLVYSGNFTAAVHCDMHRSARVQMGINPFHFKWQLLAGESFTTPEAVLVYASHGLGEMSRRFHRLYRKRLCRGYYRDAVRPVLLNTWEAAYFNINHDTILKYAEKAKDVGVELLVVDDGWFGKRDDDTSSLGDWVINEKKFPGGFQVLAKDLNKLGLKLGIWVEPEMISPNSELYRQHPDWCIHADGYVRTQWRNQLVLDFSRDDVTDAMIEAISRVLDSADIYYVKWDCNRRLTECGSDALPADRQGEFYHRYVLNLYRFLETLTQRFPHILFENCASGGGRFDAGMMYYFPQTWVSDNSDAFARLKIQYGSSLCYPPIAITAHISDVPNEQLGRTTPLSFRQHVSQPFNLGYEMDLAKMDEIQLEQTCENIALYKQIRELVLNGEFYRLKSPYEGNETAWMLIAPDCSQATVWYYKALAQGEEAYLNVKLKGLNPNVRYYCKQTAQFYEGDVLMRVGLPIPWENGDFFSCMWQFKQVKE, from the coding sequence ATGGCAATTGAATTTTTAAATCGTCAAGGCATTTTTCATCTTGCTACCAATAATACAAGCTATGTTATCAAACTTTGGCAAAACACCTATCCTATGCATGTCTATTGGGGTGAGCGTATTGCAAACCCCAATATTGATTGGCATTTAGAAACCCCTTACCGCCGCAGAGAACGCATACAAGGCGGCGAGGTGGGTTCGCCGCAGTTTACCAGAGAGTACTGGCCGTTTGAATACCCGTGCTATGGTACCTCTGATTTTCGTCCGCCTGCATATGAAATACAAACAGGCAATGGGCGTACTCTTTCGGATGCTCGCTACATCGAACATCATATTTATGATGGAAAAACTGCTTTGCAGGGGCTGCCCCACGTTTATACTGAGGCAGGCGATAAAGTGCAAACTCTGGAGTTGACATTGTACGATGCCTTTGCAGACCTTACCATCACCCTTGTTTACAATGTGTTTGAAGATTACGACGCCATTACAAGACACACCCGATTCTACAGCAAAAGCCAAAATCTGTTTTTGAATTCCGCTCTATCGGTGAGTGTTGACTTTAAGAATATGCCTGATGAAATGATACAGCTTTCAGGAACTGCGCTGCGTGAAAAACATCTTCACCGCCGCAAGCTGGACTGCGGTACTACCTCAGTCGATAGTACAAGAGGCATTTCTTCGCATCAGCAAAACCCGTTTTTGGCACTGGTGAATGAAAACACCACCGAGGACTATGGCGATGCCTACGGCATAGGCTTGGTGTACAGCGGCAACTTTACGGCCGCTGTACACTGCGATATGCACCGCAGCGCTCGCGTTCAAATGGGTATCAATCCTTTTCATTTTAAATGGCAGCTGCTTGCGGGAGAAAGCTTTACAACGCCCGAAGCGGTTTTGGTTTATGCTTCACACGGGTTGGGAGAAATGTCCAGGCGGTTTCACCGTTTATACCGCAAGCGGCTTTGCCGCGGGTATTATCGCGATGCTGTTCGCCCTGTGCTGCTAAATACATGGGAGGCAGCCTATTTTAATATCAACCATGATACCATTTTAAAATATGCCGAAAAAGCGAAAGACGTAGGGGTTGAACTGCTGGTTGTGGATGACGGCTGGTTTGGAAAACGTGATGACGATACCTCTTCTTTAGGGGACTGGGTGATTAATGAAAAGAAATTCCCCGGCGGATTTCAGGTGTTGGCAAAAGATTTAAACAAGCTGGGGTTAAAGCTGGGTATTTGGGTAGAGCCTGAAATGATCTCGCCAAACAGCGAGTTATATAGGCAACATCCCGATTGGTGCATCCATGCCGATGGGTATGTTCGCACCCAATGGCGCAATCAGTTGGTTTTAGATTTTTCGCGTGACGATGTGACAGACGCCATGATAGAGGCAATTTCGCGTGTACTTGACAGCGCGGATATATATTATGTAAAATGGGATTGCAACCGAAGGCTTACTGAATGCGGCTCTGATGCCCTGCCCGCTGATAGGCAGGGGGAGTTTTATCACCGCTATGTGCTTAATTTATATCGCTTTCTTGAAACATTAACCCAACGGTTTCCGCACATCTTGTTCGAAAATTGTGCTTCGGGCGGCGGACGTTTTGATGCGGGTATGATGTATTATTTCCCTCAAACATGGGTTAGTGATAACAGTGATGCCTTTGCACGATTGAAGATTCAATACGGCAGCAGTTTATGCTACCCGCCAATTGCCATTACAGCCCATATTTCGGATGTGCCCAATGAGCAACTTGGGCGCACAACTCCGCTGAGCTTTCGTCAGCATGTATCACAGCCATTTAATTTAGGTTATGAAATGGATCTTGCAAAAATGGATGAAATACAGCTGGAGCAAACGTGCGAAAACATTGCCCTTTATAAACAAATACGAGAGTTGGTACTTAACGGAGAGTTTTATCGGTTAAAAAGCCCTTACGAAGGCAATGAAACCGCCTGGATGCTGATTGCACCGGACTGCTCGCAGGCTACTGTATGGTATTATAAAGCTTTGGCTCAAGGTGAAGAAGCTTATTTAAACGTAAAGTTAAAAGGGTTAAACCCCAATGTGCGGTACTATTGCAAGCAAACAGCCCAATTTTATGAAGGTGATGTTTTGATGCGCGTGGGGCTGCCTATTCCGTGGGAAAACGGCGATTTCTTTAGTTGCATGTGGCAATTTAAACAGGTGAAGGAATAA